TGCCGGTGATGTGGATCGAGGGGTAGGAGCGCTGCGGCTGGCCGAGGATGTCCATCAGGGCGCTGATCCGGTCGAGCGAGGGCTCCAGCTTGTTCTCGGGCCAGCGGCCGGAGAGCTCGGTCTCGACCGCGCGCAGCTCGGCCTCGGGGCCGGTGGCCGCCTCGTCGGCGGGGCGGGAGGTGTACGGGTTCTGCTCGGCCTTGTCGCTCACCCCCACAGTCTACGGAGCCGCCGGGCGCGCCTCGGCGCAGGCACCCCGCCGGGGTGCCTGCGCCGGGCACCGTGCTCAGCGGTGCGCGGGGAACTGCACCACCTGCTGGTAGGTGGGCCGGTTCTGCCACGTGCTCTTGGCGTCGGTGACGCCGCCGAGCGGGCGCTGGATGATCGAGTCGGCGCACCACTGGTCGCCGGCCGAGCAGTCCGCGTCGCCCGGGTAGACCTGGGCCGGGGTCTGCGCCAGGGCCTGTTTCAGGGAGGCCAGCAGCGCGGTCCGGCAGGCCGCCGGGTCGCCGCCCCCGCAGTAGGGGCGGGCGAGCGGGCCGGCCACCGGGCCGCCGAGGACGCCCCGGAGGTCCTTGTCGAGGTAGCTCCACCAGCCGTACTGGAAGGCCGATCCCTTGTGCGGGATGGACTCGTTGGCGCTGGCCGAGCCGCCGGTGGCGCCGGTCTGCCCGCCCGAGGGCGACTCGTTGATCTGCAGCGCACCGGTGAGCGCGGCGTACAGGCCGTCGCCGAGGCCCGGCCGGAAGACCGCGTCGGCGAGCAGCGGCCACCAGGCGTCGAGGGTGCGGATCGCGTCCGCGTCGGCGTAGGTGTGGCTGCCGGCCTTCGTCTCCTTGCGCTGTGCTCCGGCGGCGCGCCAGTTCTCCAGCTTCTGCACCGCCGTGGCGAGCGCCGGGTCGGTGACGGGCGCGCTGCGGATCACCCGGATCAGGTCGGGCAGCACGTCCTCGGCGCGCAGGTCGGCCAGGGCCGCGCCCTCCATGGCCTGGGTGAGCGAGACCCGGCTCACCCGGCCGCCGCCGGCGAGCAGCGCCTTCACCCGGTCGTCGAGCAGGTCGGCGCGGTGCACGGAGCCGTTGCCGAACCCGGCGGAGGCGTAGTCGTCGGCCTGCTTGTTGTTCCAGGAGACGTAGTAGTCCTGGTCGACGGAGTTCGGGTGCTCGGCCGGCGGGGTGTACCGGGCGGTGTTGGCCGCGGGGTCGAAGTCCCGCCACAGGTAGGCGGCTTCGGCGCGGACGGGCAGCCCGGGGTCGACCCCGGGGGCGCGCACGGGGTTGCTGCCGGAGTTGTAGTAGGCGATGTGCGCGGAGTCCGCGTAGAACCAGTTGAAGGTGTAGTTGATGTTCTGCGCGGCCTGCTGGAAGCTCGCCGGGTCGTGCACCGCACCGGGGTCGTTGAGCATCTGGAAGCCGATGATCGAGTCGGCCTCGTGCCGGTAGGTGGAGCGCAGCGAGGTGAACGCGACGGGCTTGCCGCCGACCGTGCCGCGGGCGGTGACCAGGCCGTAGTCGGTGCGGTACATCACCAGGGTGTAGGAGCCGGCCGCGGTGGAGTCGGCGGTGGTGGGCTTCCAGGCGTCCTTGCGCTCCAGGCGTTCCAGCGGCACGCACTGGCCGCCCCGCAGGTAGTGGTCGGCGGTGAGGGTGGCGGGGCTGCCGTCGGTGGTGCACAGCGGCACCGCGTAGGTGTCGGTGATGTCCTGTCCGGCGGAGGTGGCGCTCCACGCGTAGTCCTGGCCCCGGCCGAGCTGGACGTAGAAGCTGAGTCCGGCGAAGGCGGCGCCGCGGGCGCTGATGCCGGGGCCCTGGAGCTCCTCCAGCATGAGCAGTTGCGGGGCGAAGTAGCCGGTCTGCGGGCCGAAGACGGCGACGGGGTGGCCGTCGTCGGTGTGGGCGCCGGAGACCAGCAGGGCGTTGGACATGCCGTGCTTCGCGGTGAGCAGGTTCCCGGGCAGCACGCCGGCGGCCTTGGTGGCGGTCTGCTGCGCCGAGCCGGTGGCGTCCTGGACCATCTGCTCGGGGACGACCGAGCCGGGGTCGGGCATCGCGGTGCCCTGCGGGTCAGCGGGCGGCTGCGCATACGGGAAGCTCTGGCCGTCGTGCAGGGTCTGCACGGCCTCCGGGTCGTCGGCCTCCCGCAGCGAGGCCCAGACCGCGTCGCCGGCGTCCTTGCCGTAGCGGGCCTCGGCGGCCAGTTTGACCTGGGCGGAGGCCAGTTCGCCGCCGCCGCCGGAACCGAACAGCGCGCCGACCACGGCGGCGAGCGCGACCAGGTCGGTGAGCTTGAACGGCTCGATGGTGCCGGCGTTCGTGATGGCGTCGATGTGGCCGGTCAGGTCGTACTCGCCGGGGAAGTACCGGCCGCTGTAGGCCTCCCGGATGTACTGGTTGATGCCGTCGAGGTAGGCGCCGGCGTCGGCCAGGGCCTGCTTGGCGCGGTCGCCCTGGGCGGCGATGGCGTCGATCTGCCGCTGGAGTTCGTCCTCGGTGTAGGGCGCCGCCTGCCAGAAGCTCTGCTCCAGCTGGCGGTTGGCGGCGGCACCGCCGGCGAAACCGGAGAGCTCGCCGCGGCCGACGTGCCGGAAGAGGTCCATCACCCAGAGCCGGTCCTGGCCGGCGGCGTAGCCGGCGCCGAACTCGGTGCCGTAGCGGGTGGTGCCGGTGATGTGCGGGACACCGGTGGCCTTGTCGCGGACGATGGCGACGTCCGCGCGCGGGCGGGTGGTGGAGGCGACCTGGTCGGCGGGGACGCCGAAGGAGGCGTCGTTGAAGAAGCTCCGCAGCTGTCCGTCGGTCAGGCCGCCGTAACCGGCGGCGAGCGCCGCGTACGGGCCGAGCTGGTCGTCGGTGTGCGCGGGGCGGCTGCCGAAGGCCTTGTTGAGCAGGATCTCGGCGAGGGTGGCGTTGCCGTTCTCGCCGGGCGGCAGGATGTCCGTGCAGCGGGCGGCGCAGTAGTCGGTGGGGGTGGCGGCCCGGGCGGGGGCGGTGGCAGGGGCGAAGACGGCGATGAGTGCCGCGGCGAGGGCGGCGGCGGCAAGTCGGGGCGTGCGGGGGCGTCGCGGCATGCAGGCTCCTCCGTGGGGGCAGCGGGAAGCGGTGCTGACCTTTCGACGGTAGGACCCTTGCTGACACTCTGCCTAGTAGCGTGCATGCCACAACTCACGTGCGGCCGCGGCAGGTCAGCGGCGGCGCGCCTCGGGCACCTGGACGCCCCGGCCGCCGTGCCGGCGGCGCAGCTCGGCGGTGATCTCGTCGCACTCGCCGTCCGGCAGCAGCGGCAGCATCATCGCGACCGCCTGGAGCAGCCCGCCGACCAGGTAGGTGGTGTCGGGAGTGGCGGCCACCAGGGCGCGGACGCCGGCCACGTCGCCCGCGTGGACGGCCTCGATCAGGGTGGCCGGGCAGGCGCCGTCCTCGTCGAGCAGCACCCCGGTGGTGTCCGCGGGGGCGCGGCGGGCCAGCGCGCGGAGCACCCGGTCGCCGGCCTCCGGCACGTACGCCTTGCGGACGGCCTCGGCGGCGATCCACACCAGCAGGGTGGCGACCTCGCGTTCCGCGTGCTCGGCGAACAGCCGCTCCAGCTGCGCGTCGAAGGACAGCTGATTGCCGTGCCGGAATGCCAGCAGCAGAGCCGCCGCCCGGGCTTTGGCCGCCTCGACCTCCAGCATCGGCAGTTCGTCGGCCAACTCCTGGTCGCCACCATGACGTGCTCTCCCGTCAGTCTCACCACCCGCATGGGGACTTCTGCACACCGTACAGAAAGCGAGACAAAATTCGCGGGACTTCGGTCACAGCGATTCACGAACCGATGCCGGACGCACACGATGAAAAACCATCGGACGGACTATCAAGAAATGCACACGATCGACCGAATGGGCCCATCGGCCGCCGCCGCCCGCCCGGAACGGCCGAGGGCCGCACCCCGACTGCGGGGTGCGGCCCTCCTCGACGGACCGGTCAGGCCTGCGGCAGCGCCGCCAGCTGAGCGGTGATCCGGGCGATGTCGGCCTCCGCGGCGGCCTGGCGGCCGCGGATCTTGTCCACCACCTCGTCCGGGGCCTTCGCGAGGAAGGCCTCGTTGCCGAGCTTGGCGGTGGTCTGCGCCTTCTCCTTCTCGGCGGCCGCGAGGTCCTTGGCGAGGCGCTTGCGCTCCGCCGCGACGTCGATGGTGCCGGAGAGGTCGAGCGCCACGGTCGCACCGGCCACCGGCAGCGAGGCGGTGGCGGTGAAGTCGCCGGCCG
The Kitasatospora paranensis genome window above contains:
- a CDS encoding penicillin acylase family protein, encoding MPRRPRTPRLAAAALAAALIAVFAPATAPARAATPTDYCAARCTDILPPGENGNATLAEILLNKAFGSRPAHTDDQLGPYAALAAGYGGLTDGQLRSFFNDASFGVPADQVASTTRPRADVAIVRDKATGVPHITGTTRYGTEFGAGYAAGQDRLWVMDLFRHVGRGELSGFAGGAAANRQLEQSFWQAAPYTEDELQRQIDAIAAQGDRAKQALADAGAYLDGINQYIREAYSGRYFPGEYDLTGHIDAITNAGTIEPFKLTDLVALAAVVGALFGSGGGGELASAQVKLAAEARYGKDAGDAVWASLREADDPEAVQTLHDGQSFPYAQPPADPQGTAMPDPGSVVPEQMVQDATGSAQQTATKAAGVLPGNLLTAKHGMSNALLVSGAHTDDGHPVAVFGPQTGYFAPQLLMLEELQGPGISARGAAFAGLSFYVQLGRGQDYAWSATSAGQDITDTYAVPLCTTDGSPATLTADHYLRGGQCVPLERLERKDAWKPTTADSTAAGSYTLVMYRTDYGLVTARGTVGGKPVAFTSLRSTYRHEADSIIGFQMLNDPGAVHDPASFQQAAQNINYTFNWFYADSAHIAYYNSGSNPVRAPGVDPGLPVRAEAAYLWRDFDPAANTARYTPPAEHPNSVDQDYYVSWNNKQADDYASAGFGNGSVHRADLLDDRVKALLAGGGRVSRVSLTQAMEGAALADLRAEDVLPDLIRVIRSAPVTDPALATAVQKLENWRAAGAQRKETKAGSHTYADADAIRTLDAWWPLLADAVFRPGLGDGLYAALTGALQINESPSGGQTGATGGSASANESIPHKGSAFQYGWWSYLDKDLRGVLGGPVAGPLARPYCGGGDPAACRTALLASLKQALAQTPAQVYPGDADCSAGDQWCADSIIQRPLGGVTDAKSTWQNRPTYQQVVQFPAHR